A section of the Verrucomicrobium sp. GAS474 genome encodes:
- a CDS encoding NIL domain-containing protein: MAIETQRYWLTYNPSNVQKPLLCTLARKFDLVFSLRNASVTKDVGIVALEFEGEREVLKSAVVWLEAEGVQVEPVELNTIEG; the protein is encoded by the coding sequence ATGGCCATCGAAACCCAGCGATACTGGCTGACCTACAACCCCTCCAACGTCCAGAAGCCCCTGCTCTGCACGCTGGCGCGGAAGTTCGACCTCGTCTTCAGCCTCCGCAACGCCAGCGTCACGAAGGACGTCGGCATCGTCGCCCTCGAGTTCGAGGGGGAACGGGAAGTCCTCAAATCGGCCGTCGTCTGGCTCGAGGCCGAGGGCGTCCAGGTCGAGCCCGTCGAGCTCAACACGATCGAAGGTTAG
- a CDS encoding ubiquitin-like small modifier protein 1 yields the protein MSTQVTIPTPLRNLTGNQEVVAVEGGTIEEILTNLDKAFPGIGERLVDDKGNVRRFVNIYVNGEDIRFLQEKATPIKPTDEISIVPAIAGG from the coding sequence ATGTCGACCCAAGTCACCATCCCCACCCCCCTGCGGAACCTCACCGGCAACCAGGAAGTCGTCGCCGTCGAGGGCGGCACCATCGAGGAAATCCTCACGAACCTCGACAAGGCCTTCCCCGGCATCGGCGAGCGCCTCGTCGACGACAAGGGCAACGTCCGCCGCTTCGTGAACATCTACGTCAACGGCGAGGACATCCGCTTCCTCCAGGAAAAGGCGACCCCCATCAAGCCGACCGACGAAATCAGCATCGTCCCCGCCATCGCCGGGGGTTGA
- the thrC gene encoding threonine synthase, which yields MGTEFFSNLKCRECGRLYEKKAIHVCEYDFGPLEAAYDYDKIKKSISRQAIASRPQSMWRYRELLPIDGDPTVGLQVGFTPLVKADRLAKALGIRELYVKNDTVNYPTLSFKDRVVSVALSRARELGFEIVACASTGNLANSVAANAAAAGLKSYVLIPYDLERSKVLNSLVYGTNVVGIRGAYDQVNRLCSEIAGKYGWGFVNVNLRPYYAEGSKSMGFEIAEQLGWQLPRHTVVPMASGSLLTKITKAYQELVKVGLLDEAGFTVHGAQASGCNPITAAYKAGTDIIRPVPKPDTIAKSLAIGTPADGYYAVHAIRENGGASEDATNEEIIEGIKMLAECEGIFAETAGGVTVACAKKLIATGKIPANESAVLCITGNGLKTAEAVADHVGAPRIINPSIREFDSLLNGSAVEAAA from the coding sequence ATGGGAACGGAATTTTTCAGCAACCTCAAGTGTCGCGAGTGCGGCCGCCTCTACGAAAAGAAGGCGATCCACGTCTGCGAGTACGACTTCGGCCCCCTCGAAGCCGCCTACGACTACGACAAGATCAAGAAGAGCATCAGCCGCCAGGCCATCGCCTCGCGCCCCCAGAGCATGTGGCGCTACCGGGAGCTCCTCCCGATCGACGGCGATCCCACCGTCGGCCTCCAGGTCGGCTTCACCCCCCTCGTCAAGGCCGACCGCCTCGCCAAGGCCCTCGGCATCCGCGAGCTCTACGTGAAGAACGACACGGTCAACTACCCCACCCTCTCCTTCAAGGACCGCGTCGTCTCCGTCGCCCTCTCCCGCGCCCGCGAGCTCGGCTTCGAGATCGTCGCCTGCGCCTCGACCGGCAACCTCGCGAACAGCGTCGCCGCGAACGCCGCCGCCGCCGGGCTGAAGAGCTACGTCCTCATCCCCTACGACCTCGAGCGGAGCAAGGTGCTGAACAGCCTCGTCTACGGCACGAACGTCGTCGGCATCCGCGGCGCCTATGACCAGGTGAACCGGCTCTGCTCCGAGATCGCCGGGAAATACGGCTGGGGCTTCGTCAACGTCAACCTCCGGCCCTACTACGCCGAGGGGTCGAAGAGCATGGGCTTCGAGATCGCCGAGCAGCTCGGCTGGCAGCTCCCGCGCCACACCGTCGTCCCGATGGCCAGCGGCTCCCTCCTCACGAAGATCACCAAGGCCTACCAGGAACTGGTCAAGGTCGGCCTCCTCGACGAGGCGGGCTTCACCGTCCACGGCGCCCAGGCCAGCGGCTGCAACCCGATCACCGCCGCCTACAAGGCGGGGACCGACATCATCCGCCCCGTGCCGAAGCCCGACACCATCGCGAAGTCCCTCGCCATCGGCACCCCCGCCGACGGCTACTACGCCGTCCACGCCATCCGCGAGAACGGCGGGGCCTCCGAGGACGCCACCAACGAGGAGATCATCGAGGGGATCAAGATGCTCGCCGAATGCGAGGGGATCTTCGCCGAGACCGCGGGCGGCGTCACCGTCGCCTGCGCGAAGAAGCTGATCGCCACCGGGAAGATCCCGGCGAACGAGTCGGCCGTCCTCTGCATCACCGGCAACGGGCTGAAGACCGCCGAGGCCGTCGCCGACCACGTCGGCGCGCCCCGCATCATCAACCCCAGCATCCGCGAGTTCGACAGCCTCCTGAACGGGAGCGCGGTCGAGGCGGCCGCTTAA